CCGCTGTGCGACGCGCCCGGCACGCCCACAGCGGTGGCGCCGGTGGTGACGGGCGCGAAGACACCGGTGTTGAACGTCTCCTGGTAGGTGCGGCCGGGTTCGAAGCGGCGGGGCTCCAGCGGGCTCAGCACAGCCAGGCCGGGATTGAGGTTGTTGATGACGTTCACACCCAGGTTCCAGCGCAGCCCGTGGTCCGTGGACGCGTAGTGCACGACGGACGCGGCGGGTACCGGGCGCCAGTTGCCGAAATTGCTGCCGACCAGACTCGACACGGCCGGCCAGCCCGGTGTGGTCCAGCCCGCCGACGGCGCCGCCTGGCTGTCCTTGGCGTTGGAGCCGATGCCGGTCACCACCTTGGCGAGACCGCGGGAGGAGAACGCACGGTTCAGTCCGGTGAAGAAGGAACCCGTCCGGGTCTCGACGAGGTCGTACAACGGGCCCGTGGAACCGCGCTGCCAGACGCCGCCGAGCTGCGCGATGAAGTCCTTGGCGGGGGCGGACGGTCCGACCTGGGCGAGGTAGACCCGGCCGTAGGCGCCGTTCAGGCCCAGGGTGCCGGCGTAGTCGAACGCGGGCTTCGCGCCGCGGGCGCCGAAGACGATCCTGCCCTCCTCGAGGCGGGCCTGGGCGTCGGGTGCGGTGACACTGATCGCTTTGCCGGTACGGGCGTCCAGCGGGAGCGTCATGTTCCTGTCCACCACCAGGCCGGGCGCGACCAGTTGGGTCACTTCCTCGAAGCTGTCGGTGCTGCGGGTGAGCTTGGCGTCGACGAGGTAACGGCCCCTCGGGACCCGGATGGTGACCTTGCCGTCGTCCGGCACGTCGCTTCCCCTGATCCCGAAGGTCCACTGCCTGCCGTTGTCCAGGCCGACCACGTACGCGAAGAGGGGCGCGGCCGGTTTGCCGTCGCGGCCGGTGAACTCCAGCTTCAGGTCGTACGACTCCACCTCGCGGACGACCGCGAAGGCCGTGCGCACGCTCTCGCCCGTCGCCGCCGTCGCCGCCGTCGCCGCGACGATCCCGGAGAACGCGCCGTCGACCGTGCCGACGCGCGTGTCCGCAGTGACCGTGGCCTCGGCGGTGCCGCCCGCGGGGACGGTCAGCCGGGCGGGCGACACGGTGAACATGCCGTGCGCGGCGGCCTTGCCGTCGGGGCCGGTCGCGGAAGCCGACAGGTCCAGCGTGACGGCCTTGTCGCCGGTGTTGCGGTAGGTGAGGGTCCTGGCGATCGACCGGTCGTCCGTGTGCGGCCACGCCTGCAGGCCGAACGACAGCGACGGCTCGTCGGTGAAGACGCTCTGGCCGATGGCCCGGGCCACGTCGACCCGGCCCGCGCCCTGCTCGAACGTCGACGAAGTGCCGACGACCGGCACCGTCGAGCCCATCAGCACGGCCTTGATCCGCTGCCCCGACCAGTCCGGATGCTCCTGGGCGAGCACGGCGGCCGCTCCGACGACGTGCGGGGTCGCCATCGACGTACCGCTCATCCGGACATAGCCCGCCGTTCCGGCCGGCTCGCCCTCGGTGCCGTGGACGGCCTTGGCGGCGATGATGTCCACCCCGGGAGCGGCGATGTCCGGCTTCAACTCACCGTCCGCGGTGGGGCCCCGGCTGGAGAAGTCGGCGAGGCGGTCCGTGCCGTCCACGGCGGCCACCGTGAGCGCGGCGGCCGCCGCGCCCGGCGAGTTGAGCGTGCCGGCGTCCGGGCCGTCGTTGCCCGCGGCGATGACGAACAGCGCCCCGGAGGAGGCCGACAGGTCGTTCACCGCCTGCTCCAGCGGGTCGGTCCCCTCGGCGTCGACCGCGCCGAGGCTCATGTTGACCACCTTGGCGCCCTGCCCGGCGGCCCACTGCATGGCGCCGATCAGCCACGACTCCTGGCCCCCGCTGTTACCGAACACCCTGCCGACCAGCAACCGGGCCCCGGGCGCGACCCCCTTGTACCGGCCGTTGCTCGCCGCGCCGGTGCCCGCGATCGTGGAGGCGACATGGGTGCCGTGACCCATCTGGTCGTCGACACCGCCCGAGCCGGAGAAGTCCTTCGACGCCACGACCGCACCCCGCAGATCGGGGTGCGTGGCGTCGATCCCGCTGTCCAGGACCGCGACCTTGACGCCGGTGCCGTCGTACCCGGCCCGCCAGGCGGCCGGCGCGTGGATCTGCGCGGTGCCCTGCGTCGGATCCGGGTCGACATCGGCGTACCGCTGCGGCGGGGCCTTGACCGCGGCGTCCAGCCACACCCGGTCGATACCGGCTTCCGTGGTCACGGAGTCGCCGACCGGACGGGTCAGCGCCTCCCACACCTCGGTCGCGTGCGGCTTGTCGGCCGTCACCGACTCGCCTCGTACGGCGGGCAGTTGGCGCTCCACCTCGGCGTCCGCCGCACGCAGCGCGCGCTTGGCGCCGCCCGTCGCGGAGCCCTTGTACGAGACGATCAGCGGCAGGGTCGTGCGGTGGGCGTCGTCGTAGCCGTCCGCGACCATCCGGGTCACGTCGAACAGCCGCCGGTCCAGCCGCCCGCTGCCCAGCAGCGCTGCCGCGTCGGCGGGGACGACGTACGTATGACTCCCGAGGCGCTGCACGGAGAGGGGAATCCTCGCCCGGCCCTCGCCCGGGTCCACGCCGACGACCCGGCCGGACGGGTCCACACCGACGGTGTCCCCGGTGATCAGCGTGACGTGGGCGGTGGCTCCCGCCAGGTGGCTCGGCGACGCGGCGGCGGCCGGTGTCGCGAGGGTGACGGGGGCGGTGGCGGTGAGCCCCGCCACCGCCAGCAGCGCGGCTGTGCCGTAGGTCAGGGACCTGCCGCGTTTCCTGAGTCTGTACATGTTCCGCATCGAAAGGTCTCTCTTCCCCGGATCGGTGGCGTGTGTGGGGCGCGCGAGGCGGCCCCAGGCCGGGGGGAGGGACCTGGGGCCGCTGCTGGGGGTGCGGGTGACGGGGGATGCCACCCGGCCGGACCGAGTCTCGGGGGCCGGAGAGTTGTTCAGCACCCCTGTCGGGCCGCTGAACAATTCCGGTGACGGGCCGGCCGGCCGGGATCGCCCCGGCCGAAGCCGCCGACCCCCGCGCCGAGGAGGCGAGGGGGTCGGGTACCGCCGGGAGGCTCCGGCCGAGGATGATGGCAGGTATGCGTATCCGCATCGATGCCGTCGACCTGCCCGGACTCGTCTGTCGGCCCGCCGCCGACGGGGACGCTCCCGCCTACGCCGACGTCCATGTCGCCGTGCAGCGCCGTGACCGTCCGGCCGAGCTCCTCGAACCGCAGCCCGGCGACGCCGCGTCCGCGACGTGGACCCTGGAGTGCACCGCCGTCGCCTCGCCGACGGGCACCGAGGTGAAGGGCCCGTACGTGCAGGACCGTCTGGGACGCCGGTTCGTCTATCTGTCCTGGGGCACGGTCGACGAGGCGGGTGTCTTCACGATGTTCCGCCGCGCCAAGCTCATGCTCGACGCCGTGCCCGCCGAGGTACTCGCCGCCGCCGCACGCGACGGCCTGCTGGTCGGACGCCTCGGTCTGTCCGACCCGCACGGCGGCCCCCTGTGCGCGCGAGTCGAGCCCCCGCACATCACCTGGACCGCCGAGCGCGCCGATCAGGGCTCGTGGCTCAGTGGGTGACGTCCATGCGCTGTGTGCCGATGACCGAGATGATCCGGACCTGGGAAGCGGACTCTCCCGGCCTCCAGGAGCGACTCACGGCACACACCCCGCTGCGCCGCGCGGCCGACCCGCAGGAGATCGCGCAGGCCGCCGCCTGGCTCCTCAGTGACCGCTCCTCCCACGTCACCGGCACGGTCCTA
The Streptomyces sp. NBC_01485 genome window above contains:
- a CDS encoding S8 family serine peptidase, with amino-acid sequence MYRLRKRGRSLTYGTAALLAVAGLTATAPVTLATPAAAASPSHLAGATAHVTLITGDTVGVDPSGRVVGVDPGEGRARIPLSVQRLGSHTYVVPADAAALLGSGRLDRRLFDVTRMVADGYDDAHRTTLPLIVSYKGSATGGAKRALRAADAEVERQLPAVRGESVTADKPHATEVWEALTRPVGDSVTTEAGIDRVWLDAAVKAPPQRYADVDPDPTQGTAQIHAPAAWRAGYDGTGVKVAVLDSGIDATHPDLRGAVVASKDFSGSGGVDDQMGHGTHVASTIAGTGAASNGRYKGVAPGARLLVGRVFGNSGGQESWLIGAMQWAAGQGAKVVNMSLGAVDAEGTDPLEQAVNDLSASSGALFVIAAGNDGPDAGTLNSPGAAAAALTVAAVDGTDRLADFSSRGPTADGELKPDIAAPGVDIIAAKAVHGTEGEPAGTAGYVRMSGTSMATPHVVGAAAVLAQEHPDWSGQRIKAVLMGSTVPVVGTSSTFEQGAGRVDVARAIGQSVFTDEPSLSFGLQAWPHTDDRSIARTLTYRNTGDKAVTLDLSASATGPDGKAAAHGMFTVSPARLTVPAGGTAEATVTADTRVGTVDGAFSGIVAATAATAATGESVRTAFAVVREVESYDLKLEFTGRDGKPAAPLFAYVVGLDNGRQWTFGIRGSDVPDDGKVTIRVPRGRYLVDAKLTRSTDSFEEVTQLVAPGLVVDRNMTLPLDARTGKAISVTAPDAQARLEEGRIVFGARGAKPAFDYAGTLGLNGAYGRVYLAQVGPSAPAKDFIAQLGGVWQRGSTGPLYDLVETRTGSFFTGLNRAFSSRGLAKVVTGIGSNAKDSQAAPSAGWTTPGWPAVSSLVGSNFGNWRPVPAASVVHYASTDHGLRWNLGVNVINNLNPGLAVLSPLEPRRFEPGRTYQETFNTGVFAPVTTGATAVGVPGASHSGTAFAVCVPLLSDGAGHMNSGNADWRFRLASGSTTIADKRMDPCVLGPMGGLLPHRATYRLSLDAARPARDVTVGHQVSAVWTFAVDAASGTGIQRLPLSVVRFTPKLSLTSTAKAGAGLTVPIGIQGPAAAKGAVKSLAVQVSYDAGRTWRNTVVHADRTGKRFLTLAHPAGPGTVSLKATLVDTKGNTVTETLPNAYRTVR
- a CDS encoding DUF5990 family protein produces the protein MRIRIDAVDLPGLVCRPAADGDAPAYADVHVAVQRRDRPAELLEPQPGDAASATWTLECTAVASPTGTEVKGPYVQDRLGRRFVYLSWGTVDEAGVFTMFRRAKLMLDAVPAEVLAAAARDGLLVGRLGLSDPHGGPLCARVEPPHITWTAERADQGSWLSG